A window from Bosea sp. ANAM02 encodes these proteins:
- a CDS encoding GntR family transcriptional regulator produces the protein MIARVQPPALHEGGSDQPAARRAQDASALDEVGSLAHETLGERVTGELRELLIAGRLAPGEKLSLRRAAEALGVSMMPVREAVSRLAADKALEVLPGRAVRVPVLTLAQFRELTRIRLVVEGFAVEEAAKVITAEQIDTIQRHEVAFRDAARADPPDSAGAVLANRHLHFALYEAAGMPSLIEMIGRLWLKAGPILNLDMRHEPRRLDGGSAVIAHAALVAALRRHDPAAARAALEEDIRAAADHIERTARLPE, from the coding sequence ATGATCGCCCGAGTCCAGCCCCCCGCCCTGCATGAAGGCGGGTCAGACCAACCCGCTGCGCGGCGGGCGCAGGATGCGTCTGCTCTCGACGAAGTCGGCTCGCTCGCGCACGAGACGCTCGGTGAGCGCGTGACCGGCGAATTGCGTGAACTGCTGATAGCCGGTCGGCTTGCGCCGGGCGAGAAGCTCTCGCTCAGGCGCGCGGCAGAGGCGCTGGGCGTCTCGATGATGCCGGTGCGCGAAGCGGTCAGCCGGCTTGCCGCCGACAAGGCGCTCGAAGTGCTCCCGGGCCGGGCGGTCCGCGTGCCCGTTCTCACCCTGGCCCAGTTCCGCGAGCTGACCCGCATCCGCCTGGTCGTCGAGGGCTTTGCCGTGGAAGAGGCGGCCAAGGTCATCACCGCGGAGCAGATCGACACGATCCAGCGGCATGAAGTCGCCTTCCGCGACGCGGCGCGCGCCGATCCGCCTGACAGCGCCGGGGCCGTTCTTGCCAATCGCCACCTGCATTTCGCGCTCTATGAGGCGGCGGGCATGCCGTCGCTCATCGAGATGATCGGGCGTCTCTGGCTCAAGGCGGGGCCGATCCTCAATCTCGACATGCGCCACGAGCCACGCCGCCTCGACGGCGGCAGCGCCGTCATTGCTCATGCGGCCCTCGTCGCGGCGCTGCGCCGGCATGACCCGGCCGCAGCCCGCGCCGCGCTGGAAGAGGACATTCGCGCCGCTGCGGATCACATCGAGCGCACGGCGCGGCTGCCGGAATGA
- a CDS encoding ABC transporter substrate-binding protein — MTGIIKGLSRRQVLAGTAAAAGGLIASPSVILAQTSEAIRFGHLTPRTGFLGPLGEYAVMAVDLAVEEINAAGGINGRKLEALKEDSVNPQTASTKAERMFERDQVACIIGEISSASCLTISQVAARNKKLFVNTGGNSDALRGESCNRYMFHVEHQNSMYVKSAGRSLLAQGLVKGKKWFSLTADYAFGHDLSKVAKRFMEANGGQFAADKLVPTDATDFSALLLEIRAAKPDLVISNLAGNQITNFLKQYSEFGLTFPVAGFGFDTALAWAAGKDNFGGTWPCVWHHLIDTPSSKAFVAAFTKKYGKPPENQAWGDYVAVKIMAQSMNELKSTDTAKVLEHLEKGAKFDVMKPRQGYFRASDHQLISEMYTITALPAAQVKNQWDLFTSSPPVPGPNEDMEVIATQGDEAVCKMS, encoded by the coding sequence ATGACTGGGATCATCAAGGGCCTTTCACGCCGTCAGGTACTTGCGGGCACGGCCGCCGCCGCGGGCGGTCTTATCGCAAGCCCGTCCGTCATTCTTGCACAGACATCCGAGGCCATTCGCTTCGGCCATCTGACGCCGCGCACCGGCTTTCTCGGCCCGCTCGGCGAATATGCCGTGATGGCCGTCGACCTCGCGGTCGAGGAGATCAATGCGGCGGGCGGCATCAACGGGCGCAAGCTCGAAGCGCTGAAGGAGGATTCGGTCAATCCCCAGACCGCTTCCACCAAGGCCGAGCGCATGTTCGAGCGCGATCAGGTCGCCTGCATCATCGGCGAGATCTCCTCGGCCTCCTGCCTGACGATCTCGCAGGTCGCGGCCCGCAACAAGAAGCTCTTCGTCAACACCGGCGGCAATTCGGACGCGTTGCGCGGCGAAAGCTGCAACCGCTACATGTTCCATGTCGAGCATCAGAACTCGATGTATGTGAAGAGCGCCGGGCGCTCGCTGCTGGCGCAGGGGCTGGTCAAGGGCAAGAAGTGGTTCTCGCTCACGGCCGACTACGCCTTCGGGCATGATCTCAGCAAGGTCGCCAAGCGCTTCATGGAGGCCAATGGCGGCCAGTTCGCCGCCGACAAGCTCGTGCCGACCGACGCCACCGACTTCTCGGCGCTGCTGCTCGAGATCCGCGCGGCGAAGCCGGATCTCGTCATCTCCAACCTCGCCGGCAACCAGATCACCAATTTCCTCAAGCAGTATTCGGAGTTCGGCCTGACCTTCCCGGTCGCCGGCTTCGGCTTCGACACCGCCCTCGCCTGGGCGGCCGGCAAGGACAATTTCGGCGGCACCTGGCCCTGCGTCTGGCACCATCTGATCGACACGCCGTCGAGCAAGGCCTTCGTCGCCGCCTTCACCAAGAAATACGGCAAGCCGCCCGAGAACCAGGCCTGGGGGGACTATGTAGCCGTCAAGATCATGGCGCAGTCGATGAACGAGCTGAAGAGCACGGATACCGCCAAGGTCCTGGAGCATTTGGAAAAGGGCGCGAAGTTCGACGTGATGAAGCCGCGCCAGGGCTATTTCCGCGCGTCCGATCATCAGCTGATCAGCGAGATGTACACGATCACGGCGCTGCCAGCGGCCCAGGTCAAGAACCAGTGGGATCTCTTCACCTCCTCGCCGCCGGTGCCCGGCCCGAACGAGGACATGGAGGTCATCGCGACGCAGGGCGACGAGGCCGTCTGCAAAATGAGCTGA
- a CDS encoding branched-chain amino acid ABC transporter permease encodes MLTLFIQQVLNGLLDGVYYLLIALGLSLIFSLGGIVNLAHGAFYAIGAYLTIVLAPHIGFGGAIIASPVLVALIGIVIERGLFRHFYRRDPILSLLLTFGLAMVAEQMLRMIFGAPPLSFSIPTALRGQIFIGDFIYSRYRALLLLIAAACVLGLWFLLQRTAFGRVVRAGVQNPDMVGALGISLQPYMMAVAGIGIGLAGLAGVLLAPIYSIHPAMGQEIITPAFVVVVIGGLGSFWGVVVAALLVGLVKGITIGLGYTQWSTAVIYLMMLLVLLFRPRGLFGERIQRFE; translated from the coding sequence TTGCTCACCCTCTTCATCCAGCAGGTGCTGAACGGGCTGCTCGACGGGGTCTACTACCTCCTGATCGCACTCGGCCTGTCGCTGATCTTCTCGCTCGGCGGCATCGTCAACCTGGCGCATGGCGCCTTCTATGCGATCGGCGCCTATCTCACGATCGTGCTGGCGCCGCATATCGGCTTTGGGGGCGCGATCATCGCCTCGCCGGTGCTCGTCGCGCTGATCGGCATCGTCATCGAGCGCGGCCTGTTCAGACATTTCTATCGGCGCGATCCGATCCTGTCGCTGCTGCTGACCTTCGGCCTCGCCATGGTCGCGGAGCAGATGCTGCGCATGATCTTCGGCGCGCCGCCCCTCTCCTTCTCGATCCCGACGGCGCTGCGCGGGCAGATCTTCATCGGGGACTTCATCTATTCGCGCTATCGCGCGCTGCTGCTGCTGATCGCAGCCGCCTGCGTCCTCGGCCTCTGGTTCCTGCTGCAGCGAACCGCCTTCGGCCGGGTCGTGCGTGCTGGCGTCCAGAACCCCGACATGGTCGGCGCGCTCGGCATCTCGCTGCAGCCCTACATGATGGCGGTGGCCGGCATCGGCATCGGCCTGGCCGGGCTCGCCGGCGTGCTGCTCGCGCCGATCTACTCGATCCACCCCGCAATGGGGCAGGAAATCATCACCCCGGCCTTCGTGGTGGTCGTCATCGGCGGCCTCGGTTCCTTCTGGGGCGTCGTCGTCGCCGCGCTGCTGGTCGGCCTGGTCAAGGGCATCACCATCGGGCTCGGCTACACGCAGTGGTCGACGGCCGTGATCTACCTGATGATGCTGCTCGTCCTGCTCTTCCGTCCGCGCGGCCTGTTCGGCGAGCGCATCCAGCGCTTCGAGTGA
- a CDS encoding branched-chain amino acid ABC transporter ATP-binding protein/permease yields the protein MSPSTRDYLPLGAAAIALIALPSLMHLIGLGTTSATEVVVFAIACMALNILVGTTGLVSFGHGTWFGIAAYAAGLMQRNWFPGQFVLPILLAVAVVAVIAFAFGALILRRRGVYFSLLTLALAAMIYSVAFRWTAVTGGEDGLGGITRPLFAGIDFETALPFYALVASIGFGVVCLLWRFQRSPVGTVLVAIRENEQRARFLGYPTTRYKLVAFTVSAALTGLAGALLLFNNRMTSADPISVAFSGELLAMVVIGGMRSFLGPALGALFFVVFRDYLSSASENWLLWFGLLFVAFIVFSPDGLVGVGQRLLKPFRKQPAEDAAMSARKAGAVELPAFMKPDDAGDGTILTAGGLAKSFGGIKAVEDVSFAMRDRKLHALIGPNGAGKTTAFNLISGMFTPDRGTVRLREHDIAGLDPDAITRAGIGRAFQITNLFPALSVAENVRLAVQARAPERFGFWRPATGLEKVNDETRQVVATMGLSGIERAEAGSLSYGGQRLLDMSLALATSPRVLLLDEPLAGLAAAERERVGNLIKSISTDLPVLLVEHDIDRVFAIADHVTVMNEGSVLVDGTVEDARSSARVQEIYIGSGAHALAAKPRESAAGEGVLLGLKDVDTFYGKSHILRDVSFDVHDNEIVALLGRNGAGKSTLLKTVTGIAPPAQGSIRLAGAEIARQAPAVIARAGVAYVPQGRGLFAGMSVKDNMELGRLRRLTGNGTHWDDEKIFSFFPRIRERWNSPADYLSGGEQQMVAVARALSGDTRVLLLDEPFEGLAPAVVEELFEAFDKLRREIAIVIVDHHLDLALALSDRTVVLERGQVTHVGPSRALSQDLALRRQVLWL from the coding sequence ATGAGCCCATCCACCCGCGACTATCTTCCGCTCGGCGCAGCCGCGATCGCTCTGATCGCGCTGCCGTCCCTGATGCATCTGATCGGGCTCGGCACCACATCGGCCACCGAGGTCGTGGTCTTCGCCATCGCCTGCATGGCGCTCAACATCCTCGTCGGCACCACCGGCCTCGTCTCGTTCGGACACGGCACCTGGTTCGGCATCGCCGCCTATGCCGCGGGGCTGATGCAGCGCAACTGGTTCCCCGGCCAGTTCGTACTTCCGATCCTGCTGGCGGTCGCCGTCGTCGCCGTGATCGCTTTTGCCTTCGGCGCGCTGATCCTGCGGCGGCGTGGCGTCTATTTCTCGCTGCTGACCCTGGCGCTGGCAGCCATGATCTACTCTGTCGCATTCCGCTGGACCGCGGTGACCGGCGGCGAGGACGGGCTGGGCGGCATCACGCGCCCGCTCTTTGCCGGCATCGACTTCGAGACCGCCCTGCCCTTCTACGCGCTGGTGGCGTCGATAGGGTTCGGCGTCGTCTGTCTGCTCTGGCGCTTCCAGCGTTCGCCGGTCGGCACGGTGCTCGTCGCCATCCGGGAGAACGAGCAACGCGCCCGCTTCCTCGGCTATCCCACCACCCGCTACAAGCTCGTCGCCTTCACGGTCTCCGCCGCGCTGACCGGGCTCGCCGGCGCGCTTCTGCTGTTCAACAACCGGATGACCTCGGCCGATCCGATCTCGGTCGCCTTCTCGGGCGAGCTGCTGGCCATGGTCGTGATCGGCGGGATGCGGTCCTTCCTCGGGCCGGCGCTGGGGGCCCTCTTCTTCGTCGTCTTCCGCGACTATCTCTCGAGCGCGAGCGAGAACTGGCTGCTCTGGTTCGGCCTGCTTTTCGTCGCCTTCATCGTCTTCTCGCCCGACGGGCTGGTCGGTGTCGGCCAGCGCCTGCTCAAGCCGTTCCGGAAGCAGCCGGCGGAGGATGCGGCGATGTCCGCCCGCAAGGCGGGCGCCGTCGAACTGCCGGCCTTCATGAAGCCGGACGACGCCGGCGACGGCACGATCCTGACCGCGGGCGGGCTCGCCAAGAGCTTCGGCGGCATCAAGGCGGTCGAGGATGTCAGCTTCGCGATGCGCGACCGGAAGCTGCATGCGCTGATCGGCCCGAACGGCGCCGGCAAGACCACGGCCTTCAACCTGATTTCCGGCATGTTCACGCCCGATCGCGGCACCGTGCGCCTGCGCGAGCACGACATCGCGGGCCTCGACCCCGATGCGATCACGCGCGCCGGCATCGGCCGCGCCTTCCAGATCACCAATCTCTTCCCCGCCCTCTCGGTCGCCGAGAACGTGCGGCTCGCGGTGCAGGCACGGGCGCCGGAGCGCTTCGGCTTCTGGCGCCCGGCGACGGGGCTGGAGAAGGTCAACGACGAAACGCGGCAGGTCGTCGCGACGATGGGCCTGTCGGGCATCGAGCGCGCGGAGGCCGGGTCACTGAGCTATGGCGGCCAGCGCCTGCTCGACATGTCGCTGGCGCTGGCGACCAGCCCGCGTGTCCTCCTGCTCGACGAGCCGCTCGCAGGGCTGGCCGCAGCGGAGCGCGAGCGCGTCGGCAACCTGATCAAGTCGATCTCGACCGACCTGCCGGTCCTGCTGGTCGAGCACGATATCGACCGCGTCTTCGCCATCGCCGACCATGTCACGGTGATGAACGAGGGCAGCGTGCTCGTCGACGGCACGGTCGAGGATGCACGCTCCTCTGCCCGGGTGCAGGAGATCTATATCGGCTCGGGCGCGCACGCGCTCGCGGCGAAGCCGCGCGAAAGCGCGGCGGGCGAAGGCGTGCTGCTCGGCCTGAAGGATGTCGACACGTTCTATGGCAAGAGCCACATCCTGCGCGACGTTTCGTTCGACGTGCATGACAATGAGATCGTGGCGCTGCTCGGCCGCAACGGTGCCGGCAAGTCGACCCTGCTGAAGACCGTCACCGGCATCGCGCCACCGGCGCAAGGCAGCATTCGCCTCGCCGGCGCGGAGATCGCGCGCCAGGCGCCGGCGGTGATCGCCCGGGCCGGCGTCGCCTATGTGCCGCAGGGGCGTGGCCTGTTCGCCGGCATGAGCGTCAAGGACAACATGGAGCTCGGGCGGCTGCGGCGGCTCACCGGCAACGGCACGCATTGGGACGACGAGAAGATCTTCTCCTTCTTCCCGCGCATCCGCGAACGCTGGAATTCGCCGGCCGACTATCTCTCCGGCGGCGAGCAGCAAATGGTGGCGGTGGCCCGTGCGCTTTCCGGCGATACCCGCGTGCTGCTGCTGGACGAGCCTTTCGAGGGGCTGGCGCCGGCCGTGGTCGAGGAGCTGTTCGAGGCCTTCGACAAGCTCCGCCGGGAGATCGCGATCGTGATCGTCGATCATCATCTCGATCTGGCGCTCGCTCTTTCGGACCGGACGGTTGTCCTGGAGCGCGGGCAGGTCACGCATGTCGGCCCGTCGCGGGCTCTCAGCCAGGACCTGGCCCTGCGCCGGCAGGTGCTGTGGCTATGA
- a CDS encoding 3-hydroxyacyl-CoA dehydrogenase, with protein MTKIAIVGSGLIGRAWATVFASHGFDVALHDVVAGAADAARSHIATNLDELAGHGLVEDPKGSLARIRVASGLADALSDAGFVQENGPETVAAKRALFAEMDALAAPDAILSSSTSFIMASVFSEGLKGRARCLVGHPVNPPHLVPIVEIAPAPWTDPAVVERAKAIYEKAGQVPITLRKEKAGFVLNRLQAVLLAEAFRLVGEGVASAEDVDKTIRDGLGLRWAFMGPFETIELNAPGGIPDYCSRYAASLDRMVKSSEGLGNPFEEETVAAVMREWRGTQSAERVKRLSDWRDARLAALRAHKRAAARKPD; from the coding sequence ATGACCAAGATCGCCATCGTCGGCTCCGGCCTCATCGGCCGTGCCTGGGCGACCGTCTTCGCCAGCCACGGCTTCGACGTGGCGCTGCATGACGTCGTCGCCGGAGCCGCCGACGCCGCGCGGAGCCATATCGCGACCAATCTCGACGAACTCGCCGGGCACGGACTGGTCGAGGATCCGAAGGGGTCGCTCGCCCGCATCCGGGTCGCGTCCGGTCTCGCCGACGCCCTGTCGGACGCCGGCTTCGTCCAGGAGAACGGGCCGGAGACCGTTGCGGCGAAGCGTGCGCTCTTCGCCGAAATGGATGCGCTCGCCGCTCCCGACGCCATTCTGTCCTCATCGACCTCCTTCATCATGGCCTCGGTCTTCAGCGAGGGGCTGAAGGGCCGCGCCCGCTGCCTCGTCGGCCATCCGGTGAACCCGCCGCATCTGGTGCCGATCGTCGAGATCGCGCCGGCCCCCTGGACCGATCCGGCCGTCGTCGAGCGCGCCAAGGCGATCTACGAAAAGGCGGGCCAGGTGCCGATCACCCTGCGCAAGGAGAAGGCCGGCTTCGTCCTCAACCGCCTGCAGGCGGTGCTGCTGGCCGAAGCGTTCCGCCTCGTCGGCGAAGGCGTCGCAAGCGCTGAGGACGTCGACAAGACGATCCGCGACGGGCTCGGCCTGCGCTGGGCGTTCATGGGGCCCTTCGAGACAATCGAACTCAATGCGCCCGGCGGTATTCCCGACTACTGTTCGCGTTATGCCGCTTCGCTCGACCGCATGGTCAAATCCTCGGAAGGGCTGGGCAATCCGTTCGAGGAGGAGACCGTCGCCGCGGTGATGCGGGAATGGCGCGGCACGCAATCGGCCGAGCGTGTCAAACGCCTGAGCGACTGGCGCGACGCACGCCTCGCCGCCCTGCGAGCCCATAAGCGGGCGGCTGCGCGTAAACCCGATTGA
- a CDS encoding 3-keto-5-aminohexanoate cleavage protein produces the protein MAKTRKVMITCAVTGAIHTPSMSPHLPVTPDEIIDAAVGAAEAGAALVHVHARNPQTGQPDQSPEAFEPFLKVIKQRCDAVINITTGGAPTMGVEERLQPCAHFKPEVASLNMGSMNFGLYPMLGRFKDFKHDWERPYLEGSKDRIFKNTFQDIENILTTCAENGTRFEIECYDIGHLYTLAHFADRGLVKPPFFVQSVFGILGGIGPHPEDVAHMKRTADRLFGDDYHWSVLGAGRHQLAIAAMAVSMGGNLRVGLEDSLWLGPGQLARSNADQVRAARQIVEGLGLEIATPAEARQALQLKGADKVAF, from the coding sequence ATGGCCAAGACTCGCAAAGTCATGATCACCTGCGCGGTGACCGGCGCGATCCACACTCCGTCGATGTCCCCTCACCTGCCGGTGACGCCGGACGAGATCATCGATGCGGCGGTGGGGGCGGCCGAGGCCGGCGCGGCGCTGGTCCATGTCCACGCGCGCAATCCGCAGACCGGCCAGCCGGACCAGTCTCCGGAAGCCTTCGAGCCCTTCCTGAAAGTGATCAAGCAGCGCTGCGACGCCGTCATCAACATCACCACGGGCGGCGCGCCGACCATGGGCGTCGAAGAGCGTCTCCAGCCCTGCGCCCATTTCAAGCCGGAGGTCGCCTCGCTGAACATGGGTTCGATGAATTTCGGCCTCTACCCGATGCTCGGCCGGTTCAAGGACTTCAAACATGACTGGGAGCGGCCCTATCTCGAAGGTTCGAAAGACCGGATCTTCAAGAACACCTTCCAGGACATCGAGAACATCCTGACGACCTGCGCCGAGAACGGCACCCGCTTCGAGATCGAATGCTACGATATCGGGCATCTCTACACGCTGGCGCATTTCGCCGATCGCGGCCTGGTGAAGCCGCCCTTCTTCGTGCAGTCGGTGTTCGGCATCCTGGGCGGCATCGGCCCCCATCCGGAAGATGTCGCGCATATGAAGCGCACGGCCGACCGGCTCTTCGGCGACGACTATCACTGGTCGGTGCTGGGCGCCGGGCGCCACCAGCTCGCCATCGCCGCGATGGCGGTGTCGATGGGCGGCAATCTGCGCGTCGGGCTGGAGGATTCGCTCTGGCTCGGCCCTGGCCAGCTAGCTCGATCGAACGCCGATCAGGTTCGCGCCGCCCGGCAGATCGTCGAGGGACTCGGGCTGGAAATCGCAACCCCGGCCGAGGCCCGTCAGGCCCTGCAGCTCAAGGGCGCGGATAAAGTGGCCTTCTAG
- a CDS encoding outer membrane protein transport protein — MNGLVRTAAAATVSLAALLAAGAASASSFAIRSGQSAEGLGMAYAGAASGGIGMGSMAWNPATITMFPGRNSQWNFTYLLPQGEYTPTTGTRVVVAPGVTVPNTALGGSPLGTGQLGGDGAFIPASYSAWQLNDRLWIGMTTGAPFGLRSKADNTFNAAQTYGRSAKVRSINVSPTIGYKVNDWLSIGAALQVQYFKANLKQATGLTAAAGNAILDGDTIDFGYRFGVNLTPWQGTNIGIAYRSSIRQTLEGKFWLPGAVIPIKANLNLPDSVVFGVSQQINDQWQAHLGVEWTNWSRFRRIPIVSQLNGLPVTSLNFVYDDSWYFAAGLEYKYNRDLTLRAGVGYELSAVNDTNRTIYISDNDRLWLSAGLSYKFSEKVNLDLGYTYIHVNKARVNYGPTHPQFSPAAPVLYAAEAKPQVHIVSAALTYRWDNPAETIPVQPVVRKY; from the coding sequence ATGAATGGCCTTGTTCGTACCGCCGCAGCCGCCACCGTCTCGCTCGCCGCCCTGCTCGCGGCTGGAGCGGCCTCGGCGAGCTCCTTCGCCATCCGCAGCGGCCAGAGCGCCGAGGGTCTCGGCATGGCCTATGCCGGCGCCGCTTCGGGTGGCATCGGCATGGGTTCGATGGCCTGGAACCCGGCGACCATCACCATGTTCCCCGGCCGCAACAGCCAGTGGAACTTCACCTATCTGCTGCCGCAGGGCGAATATACGCCGACGACAGGAACGCGCGTGGTCGTCGCTCCGGGCGTCACCGTTCCGAATACCGCGCTGGGCGGCAGCCCGCTCGGCACCGGCCAGCTTGGCGGCGACGGCGCCTTCATCCCGGCCTCCTATTCGGCCTGGCAGCTCAATGACCGGCTCTGGATCGGTATGACGACCGGCGCGCCGTTCGGCTTGCGCTCGAAGGCCGACAATACCTTCAACGCCGCCCAGACCTATGGCCGCTCGGCGAAGGTCCGCTCGATCAACGTTTCGCCGACCATCGGTTACAAGGTGAACGACTGGCTCTCGATCGGTGCGGCGCTCCAGGTCCAGTACTTCAAGGCCAATCTGAAGCAGGCGACCGGCCTCACCGCTGCCGCCGGCAATGCGATCCTCGACGGCGACACTATCGATTTCGGCTATCGCTTCGGTGTGAACCTCACCCCCTGGCAGGGCACCAATATCGGCATCGCCTATCGCTCCTCGATCCGGCAGACGCTCGAAGGCAAGTTCTGGCTCCCCGGCGCCGTGATCCCGATCAAGGCCAATCTGAATCTGCCCGATTCGGTCGTCTTCGGTGTCTCGCAGCAGATCAATGATCAGTGGCAGGCCCATCTCGGCGTCGAATGGACGAACTGGAGCCGCTTCCGGCGCATTCCGATCGTCAGCCAGCTCAATGGCCTGCCGGTCACCAGCCTGAACTTCGTCTATGACGACTCGTGGTATTTCGCCGCAGGTCTCGAATACAAGTACAACCGCGACCTGACGCTGCGCGCCGGCGTCGGCTACGAGCTCTCGGCGGTCAACGACACCAACCGCACGATCTACATCTCCGACAACGACCGCCTCTGGCTTTCGGCTGGTCTGAGCTACAAGTTCTCGGAAAAGGTCAATCTCGACCTCGGTTACACCTATATCCACGTCAACAAGGCCCGTGTGAACTACGGCCCCACGCATCCGCAGTTCAGCCCCGCGGCGCCGGTTCTCTATGCGGCGGAGGCCAAGCCGCAGGTCCACATCGTGTCGGCGGCGCTGACCTATCGCTGGGACAACCCGGCGGAGACGATCCCGGTCCAGCCGGTGGTCCGCAAGTACTGA
- a CDS encoding fumarylacetoacetate hydrolase family protein, producing MKLLRYGASGQEKPALLDAKGGLRDLSGVIPDLAGKALTSASLAKIKALSPESLPLVSGSPRIGACVADVRNFIAVGLNFADHAAETGAEIPKEPILFNKAPNCIVGPNDDVIIPKGSQKTDWEVELAIVIGDGGSYIEEKDAMAAIAGFCVCNDVSERAFQQERGGQWAKGKGCPTFGPLGPWLVTTDEIKDIQNLGMWLEVDGERVQNGSTKTMIFGAAYLVHYISQFMRLDPGDVITTGTPPGVGLGFKPPRFLKGGEVVTLGIEGLGEQKQNFVPYKG from the coding sequence TTGAAACTGCTCCGCTACGGCGCGTCCGGCCAGGAGAAGCCGGCCCTTCTCGATGCCAAGGGCGGGTTGCGCGACCTGTCCGGCGTCATTCCAGACCTTGCCGGCAAGGCGCTGACTTCGGCCTCGCTCGCCAAGATCAAGGCGCTCTCGCCGGAATCGCTGCCTCTGGTCTCCGGTTCGCCCCGCATCGGCGCCTGCGTCGCCGACGTCCGCAACTTCATCGCCGTCGGCCTGAACTTCGCCGACCATGCGGCGGAGACCGGCGCCGAGATCCCGAAGGAGCCGATCCTGTTCAACAAGGCCCCGAACTGCATCGTGGGCCCGAATGACGACGTGATCATCCCCAAGGGTTCGCAGAAGACCGACTGGGAGGTCGAGCTCGCGATCGTGATCGGCGACGGCGGCTCCTATATCGAGGAGAAGGATGCGATGGCGGCGATCGCCGGCTTCTGCGTCTGCAACGACGTCTCCGAGCGCGCCTTCCAGCAGGAGCGCGGCGGCCAGTGGGCCAAGGGCAAGGGCTGCCCGACCTTCGGCCCGCTCGGTCCCTGGCTCGTCACCACCGACGAGATCAAGGACATCCAGAATCTCGGCATGTGGCTCGAGGTCGATGGCGAGCGCGTGCAGAACGGCTCGACCAAGACGATGATCTTCGGCGCCGCCTATCTGGTCCATTACATCAGCCAGTTCATGCGCCTCGATCCGGGCGACGTCATCACCACCGGCACGCCGCCCGGCGTCGGCCTCGGCTTCAAGCCGCCGCGCTTCCTGAAGGGCGGCGAGGTCGTCACCCTCGGCATCGAGGGCCTCGGCGAGCAGAAACAGAATTTCGTGCCCTACAAGGGCTGA
- a CDS encoding helix-turn-helix transcriptional regulator → MTGSEFENALIDGIYEAAIVPEAWPAVLRDTARIASCREALLGTVLHDEARLVGSSPEFTEGYEEVLRRIPFAVNERAQRLLAHGRLGFITDDDVFSRDEIAREPVYQDILIPAGYGSGVATVMTAPTGDTTIVHCERSFAEGTVDGQAIAALDRLRPHFARAGLLGRRLAMERARAASQALELMGLPAAVLGLRGHVLDANALFQDLMPGVFLDRAARLALAYAPADDMLANVIAGFSRADLPQPVRSVPIPAWRGASPMVVHVAPVRGRARDIFSFAGAIIVATPITAGAGPDAGLIAGLFDLTPAEARLAAVIAGGHPPRDAALRLGVTEATARTTLKRILAKTGTRRQADLVGLLKSAAGPR, encoded by the coding sequence GTGACGGGCAGCGAGTTCGAGAACGCGTTGATCGACGGCATCTACGAGGCCGCGATCGTCCCCGAGGCCTGGCCTGCCGTGCTCCGCGACACGGCCCGCATCGCCAGTTGCCGCGAGGCTTTGCTCGGAACCGTGCTGCACGACGAAGCGCGGCTGGTCGGCTCTTCGCCCGAATTCACCGAGGGCTACGAGGAGGTGCTGCGCCGGATCCCGTTCGCGGTCAACGAGCGGGCGCAGCGCCTGCTCGCGCATGGCCGGCTCGGCTTCATCACAGACGACGATGTCTTCAGCCGTGACGAGATCGCGCGGGAGCCGGTCTATCAGGATATCCTCATCCCGGCCGGATATGGTTCGGGCGTCGCGACGGTGATGACCGCACCGACCGGCGACACCACGATCGTCCATTGCGAGCGTTCATTTGCGGAAGGAACCGTGGATGGGCAGGCCATCGCTGCTCTCGATCGCCTGCGGCCGCATTTCGCCCGCGCCGGGTTGCTCGGGCGCCGCCTGGCGATGGAGCGCGCGCGGGCCGCATCTCAGGCGCTCGAACTGATGGGGCTGCCGGCCGCGGTTCTCGGCCTGCGCGGCCATGTGCTCGACGCCAACGCCCTGTTCCAGGACCTGATGCCCGGTGTCTTCCTCGATCGCGCAGCACGCCTCGCTTTGGCCTATGCGCCGGCCGACGACATGCTGGCCAATGTGATCGCCGGATTCTCGCGGGCTGACCTGCCTCAGCCCGTCCGCTCCGTCCCGATCCCGGCCTGGCGCGGCGCCAGCCCCATGGTCGTGCATGTCGCGCCGGTGCGTGGCCGGGCTCGCGATATCTTCTCCTTTGCCGGTGCCATCATCGTCGCCACGCCGATCACGGCGGGCGCGGGGCCGGATGCCGGCCTGATCGCCGGCCTGTTCGACCTGACCCCGGCCGAGGCACGGCTGGCCGCGGTCATCGCCGGCGGCCACCCGCCGCGCGATGCGGCGTTGCGTCTCGGCGTGACCGAGGCCACGGCGCGCACGACCCTGAAACGCATTCTCGCCAAGACCGGCACGCGCCGGCAGGCCGATCTGGTGGGGCTGCTGAAGAGCGCCGCCGGGCCCCGCTGA